The DNA region GCTGTAGTATTCCTTCTCTCTATTTTTAGAGTATCTTTTTTTTTTATGGATGATGATAATGTTTACCAATGAAAGTATGGTATGAAATAATCCATTTTCAATTTATGATACGCATAAATTAGACATATTATTTCTTTCACAATATCCAACCGTACCAGCATACTATAAGCAAAGAGTTGCTATCCTTACAACAATTCTCAAACAGATCAATGATTATTACAATTTACATGAAACGTAACAAGTGTCAAGAATTAATGAAACTAGCAATTCAAACTTTAATGAAATTTCGTAATTTAAAAATGCATCAACTAATAATTTCAACACAAACCACAAAATTACACAAAACTCAGTCCTCGTGTATCGACAAATACAGATACAGATCAGTTAAATGTGTCCGCGCCTAATGAACATTCTGTTATTATGAAAAACAGATTTCTGTTTTCAAAATTGATCTCTTAAGCTATGCTGCAACTGTTGTTTCTTTTTCAACTGTCTCTCCGAGAGTGAACCGAACAAAACGTCGCACTTTAATGTTCTCTCCAATGGCAGCTATACTTTGCTTCACCAAATCTTTCACCAACACACTGTCATCCTTAATGAAAGGCTGCTCTAGAAGAGCAAGCTCCCCTAACCTCTTTGAGATTCTTCCCTCAACAATTTTCTCTCTTATGTTCTCGGGTTTTGAAGCAAGGTCTTCTCGTTGCATCTCGAGTTCTTTTTCCTTCTTCACAATGGCTTCTGGAATATCTTCAATCGATACAAACTGAACCTGTGTAGAAGCCACAACTTGCATTGCAAGATCATCGACCAGTTCCTTAAATTTCTCACTTCTGCCAACAAAGTCGGTTTCACAGTTCACTTCGATTAGAACTCCTATGCGTGAATCGTGAATGTATGTGCCAATTCTTCCTTCAGCTGCAAGTCTTCCGGATTTCTTGTCAGCGGATGAGAGACCCTTTTTCCTGAGGTATGCTTGTGCCTTTTCAAGATCACCTTCGGTTTCAGCAAGAGCTTTCTTACAGTCCATCATCCCCGCACCGGTTTCTTCCCTTAACTGCTTAACCAATGAGGCCGAGATCGCTACTGTTGGTTTCCTGCAGTTCAGCATTGAACAATTTTAGACTTGCAGCAAACACACCTTTGATTAAATTTTGTTCATACCAAGAATAATTCATAGATAATATGTAACATACAAAAATAGCAACTAGAGTGCCTGGGAATTTGAACAAACTGCTATTGTTCCACAATTTAGTAACGGAATTTGAACAAACCGTTATTTTTCACGATCTGCATTTGACAACACTGATTAACAACTCATTAACAAATAAAAACTCATAGATCTGCTTACTTTTGTTCAGTCTCCTTTACTTCGGCAGCAGCAGGCTCCTCTTTCACCGGTGTAGTCACTGGTTTTGCTGCAGTTTGTGCGGCCACTTCAGCAGCAAAATCCTGGCTTTTCTTTTCCAAACCTTCGCCGAGGTTGAACCGCACAAACCTCGTAACTTTAATATTTTCTCCAATAGTTGCAATTGTCTGCTTGACCCAATCCTTTATGGGCACTTTATCATTCTTGATGTAGGGCTGCTCAAGCAAGGCCAAATCCTCGAGTCTTTTCCTTATCCGTCCTTCAACAATCCTTGATCTGATTTGCTCCGGTTTCGAAGCAAGATCTTCTTTCTGCATTTCTATCTCTTTTTCTTTGTTCACAAATTCCTCAGGAACATCTTCAGTAGCAATATACTCTACTTGAGGACACGCGGCCACTTGCATGGCTATATCCTCAACGAGCTCTTTAAAAATTTCACCTCGGGAGACGAAATCTGTCTCGCAGTTTACTTCTAGCAAAACACCGATCCTGCTGTCATGGACATAAGAACCTATCCTTCCTTCAGCAGTTGCTCTGGCTGCTTTCTTGTCTGCGCTTGCTAAGCCTTTTTTCCTAAGGAGCTCTTGTGCTGTAATAATGTCACCTTCACTCTCTGATAAAGCGTTTTTGCAGTCCATCATCCCAGCTCCTGTTTCGTCCCGAAGTTGCTTCACAAGTGTTGGTGATATGGTTGCTGCAATCCAAAGGAGGGCGGAACAGACATTTAACAATTAGAAAACCTATTTAAAAATCGAAATGATTTTTGAACAATCAAATTTAGATATTTACTTCAGTTTAATGCAGAAAAGTGAGAATTGAAATGCGAAGCAAATAAATGAAATTGAAACCTTTACTCAAGCCTTCGCCTTCATCTGAAGCAGTAATTTCGGTTTGTTCATTAGAACTAGATAACGTGCTGTTTGTCTCGGATTCAACTGCAACCTCTTCAACTTGTGCTATCACAGGTGTTTGTTCTTCTTGCACTTCTTCAGTGACAGGACTTTCAGGAGAGGGAATTTGATTGTTTTCTTCGGTTCCATCTGTCgacaaaagaaaaaaaaatccTCCATTTATAAGCTAACTATAACGATGCCATTTGCTTCGGTTGCATAAAATTGATTGATTGGAATCATATAGGAAATGAAAAGGGTGCAAAATCTCATGTAATATGTGGTTTATGCATAAAGATCAAAAAGACAACAAAAACCTAAAACTTGCAAACAATTTCCATTCATTAACCAAAATACAATCCAGTGCTGTTAATTAGCAGCGCTATAGTGCTTTAGCGTCGCGTAGCGGAATTTGAACAAACCACTATTTTCTGCAATACACGATTCACAACACTGATTCAATCAGGCAAGTAGAATTTGAAAATGAATCAAGCATAACCTTTGTTCAAGCTTCCCTCGGGAGACAAATCACTCTCATTGTTCTCTGGAACAGCTCCAACATTGTCGTTGTTCTCTGGAACAGCTCCAACATTGTCGTTGTTCTCTGATTTTAGTTGTAATTTGGGAAAAAGACATTAAATCAGTACTTCCATATGTAAATACGAATGAGATAAATGAGCAGAAAAAACGTGACATCATAAACAAGAACCTGCGGTTTCTTGAAGAGCTGGTGCACTTGATGTTATGTCTGATTCTGTAACAACAGGGACAGGCTCAACTGCTTCATTATCTGTCTGTGTTTCATCTTCCGCAACAATTTGATCAACTCCACTTTCTATTACATTTTCATCAGTCACTTCAACTGGTGAGTCGGTTTCTACATCGCTTGTTGTGATATCTGGCTGAATAGCTTCCTCGACTATTGAGTTTACAGCAGATATATCCCCTTCAGAAGCTTCCTCCGTTTCCTTCTCCACATCACCATTTATACTACTTCCTTGACTGCTTTCATCATCCGCAACAGTTGTTGAGGAACCGACCGATGAACTAGTTCCAACATCTTCCTCAGTTTCTGTTGTTGATGATTTCACTTCGCTTTGAGCTTTCTCCCTCTCATCCAAAAATTTAGCAATATCCTTATTTTTACGAAAAGCCAATGCAAAAGCGTTTGTTCCAACATCCACACTCTCTTGTGGTCCAAATGGATTGTCCGATTCCGTAACAGCTCCTTCCTTCTTCATAGTCAACGTCGCTTGTCCTCTTGTGATACTCAAAACCCGTACGCTAACTTCTTGACCAGCCTTCAACGAAGATTTTCCCATTACATTCGCAAATCCAATGTCACTCTCCTCACCTATCGGGAGAAATCCCTCCTCACCTTCCGGAAGAGATACAAAAGAACCACTCCTTGTCATATTCTTCACCGTACCGTTCAATTCCTGACCTACGGTAAATTTTGTGTTTCTCTTCATACCAGATTTTGAAGGGTCCCTCCTACCAGGGCCGATTCTCTCCGTAGTGTTCGGTGCATCGTTACGTTTGCCAGCGTTAGCATTCTCACGCATAGAGAGAGATATACGCTTAGTTTCAGTGTTCACTTCAATCACCTTCACCTTCACTTCTTGTCCAACAGAAACAACACTGGCAACATCCTTTACATAAGTATCACTCATCATAGAAATATGAACAAGTCCGTCTGTGAAAGCTCCGAAATCAACAAATGCACCGAACGTCTGGATAGATATTACTTTCCCCGTAAAAGCTGCACCTGGAATCAAATCCTCTTCCTTTACCGGAGGCATCTCGCTTTTCCTCCTCGGTCTTGAACCTTTTACGTTTGCAGAACTAGTGTTCCCATTGGACTTAGGAGATGAAGCTACAGTTTTTGCAACTTCAACTGAAGGAGATTCGCTAGAAACTTCATCTGCAATAGGTGAACCTGTTACCTCCACGGGTGCTTCTGTTTCTGTGGCTGATATTGAGGTTCTAGATTTCCTACGATAAGAGCATATCCGTTTGTTCTGCGGAAACACTCCATTGACGACAAATGAAGGAAAGAGAAATCTTCTAGTTGACAATCCTTGTTTTAAAGAACTCCTTGAAAAACTGAGTCTAGTTAACGAGTTATTCTTCCTTGTCGAATACGCAACTCCGGGAATAATCGAAGCATTGCCAACAGAGCATGATATTATGGGATTCATGTTGAATTGAATTATAAAACTTAGCTATTTTTCAGGATCAGTTCATCTCGTGTCACCTTCAAAAACAAATGAAGAATATCAAAAGGTGCAAACTCGGTGATAAATTAAATACATGAAAATTCTATAAATACACAAATCACATTACATAATCAATTTCCTCAGAACTACTTCAACCATAATCGCATCGTTTACGAATTGAGTAAATACAAACACATACTACATTGCAGAGAAATATCTACATGAATTTCAATATCTGGATTTCGGAATCGAAAAAACTTCAAGTTATTGAATTTCAATAACTGAATTTCGTAATTGAACTCTTACACAAGTTCAAATTACTCCCACTCCACAAATTATAATATATAGTCTGAAATGAAAATTAGACTAACAAATTGAAGCAAAACAcactttcaaaattcaaactcatttcatgaaaaataccaaattcatttcatatAGATAAGTGGCTAAGCCATGAAACCCCAAAAGTACTTTTTTTACACAATTAACTTAGTGAACTAACTAACGATAGAGTGAAGTAAACACAATTAACTCTTAAGAATTGCCACGGAGAAAATAAAAACACTTGATGGTTTAAGCATAATATATACCTCGGAAGCTTCAAAAGGGTATACACAAAAAGGGAAGAACAATGAAGATGAAGTTTGGTGTTTGAAGTTTTGAGTGTAAAACTGAAATCTTTTTGGTGAAAGTGGAAATGGGTAATGATGATAGAGAGGGAGAGAAATGAATGGAGAGGCTTTAAATCCTTATCTTCATTATTCACAGTTGAGATGAGACAACGTTGTTTTTCTTTGCTTCTGTTTTTCTGATAAACCGAACGAAATGCCGAGCCTGAGCTTCGGTTTAAGCCTGGTAAAAGAGCCATTTAGTTGGGCTTAAAGCCCAAATCATCAACCATACATATTTTTGGGTTGCTCTTCCCACCTTGGTAGCGAACACCCATACTAATAAATTTCGAAATTGCCTTTTTAATATTTTGGAAGTATATTTTCGGAAGCACTTAGTGCACACTAAAACACATTCTAAGTAAAACACCTTCATTTTCTCAAAAGAACTAGTTCAGAAGTATATTTTTAGAGTAATTCTtatattgattttatttatttcacaACTCAGTAAATAATCAGAATTGCAGTTTGAGATTCATCAAGCAAAAAATTGAATAAAACACTACCATGTATTTCACAATTTAGTGAATAATTTGGAAGTGCAATTTCGAATTTGTCAAGCAGAAAATCGAGTAAAACACCATTTCACATTTATTCTTCACTCATATGATCATATTAGCATTCTTCTTCAAACCCTATAAAAACTTTCTTTCAGACTCAATCAATTTTTCTACTTCGAAATGATATTCCTCTATTTTTTCACATAAAAAAGGAGTAAAATAAGTTACAATTTAAAGTAATGTACATGTATTTCCTTCT from Lathyrus oleraceus cultivar Zhongwan6 chromosome 1, CAAS_Psat_ZW6_1.0, whole genome shotgun sequence includes:
- the LOC127117400 gene encoding polyprotein of EF-Ts, chloroplastic isoform X1, which encodes MNPIISCSVGNASIIPGVAYSTRKNNSLTRLSFSRSSLKQGLSTRRFLFPSFVVNGVFPQNKRICSYRRKSRTSISATETEAPVEVTGSPIADEVSSESPSVEVAKTVASSPKSNGNTSSANVKGSRPRRKSEMPPVKEEDLIPGAAFTGKVISIQTFGAFVDFGAFTDGLVHISMMSDTYVKDVASVVSVGQEVKVKVIEVNTETKRISLSMRENANAGKRNDAPNTTERIGPGRRDPSKSGMKRNTKFTVGQELNGTVKNMTRSGSFVSLPEGEEGFLPIGEESDIGFANVMGKSSLKAGQEVSVRVLSITRGQATLTMKKEGAVTESDNPFGPQESVDVGTNAFALAFRKNKDIAKFLDEREKAQSEVKSSTTETEEDVGTSSSVGSSTTVADDESSQGSSINGDVEKETEEASEGDISAVNSIVEEAIQPDITTSDVETDSPVEVTDENVIESGVDQIVAEDETQTDNEAVEPVPVVTESDITSSAPALQETAENNDNVGAVPENNDNVGAVPENNESDLSPEGSLNKDGTEENNQIPSPESPVTEEVQEEQTPVIAQVEEVAVESETNSTLSSSNEQTEITASDEGEGLSKATISPTLVKQLRDETGAGMMDCKNALSESEGDIITAQELLRKKGLASADKKAARATAEGRIGSYVHDSRIGVLLEVNCETDFVSRGEIFKELVEDIAMQVAACPQVEYIATEDVPEEFVNKEKEIEMQKEDLASKPEQIRSRIVEGRIRKRLEDLALLEQPYIKNDKVPIKDWVKQTIATIGENIKVTRFVRFNLGEGLEKKSQDFAAEVAAQTAAKPVTTPVKEEPAAAEVKETEQKKPTVAISASLVKQLREETGAGMMDCKKALAETEGDLEKAQAYLRKKGLSSADKKSGRLAAEGRIGTYIHDSRIGVLIEVNCETDFVGRSEKFKELVDDLAMQVVASTQVQFVSIEDIPEAIVKKEKELEMQREDLASKPENIREKIVEGRISKRLGELALLEQPFIKDDSVLVKDLVKQSIAAIGENIKVRRFVRFTLGETVEKETTVAA
- the LOC127117400 gene encoding polyprotein of EF-Ts, chloroplastic isoform X2, with product MNPIISCSVGNASIIPGVAYSTRKNNSLTRLSFSRSSLKQGLSTRRFLFPSFVVNGVFPQNKRICSYRRKSRTSISATETEAPVEVTGSPIADEVSSESPSVEVAKTVASSPKSNGNTSSANVKGSRPRRKSEMPPVKEEDLIPGAAFTGKVISIQTFGAFVDFGAFTDGLVHISMMSDTYVKDVASVVSVGQEVKVKVIEVNTETKRISLSMRENANAGKRNDAPNTTERIGPGRRDPSKSGMKRNTKFTVGQELNGTVKNMTRSGSFVSLPEGEEGFLPIGEESDIGFANVMGKSSLKAGQEVSVRVLSITRGQATLTMKKEGAVTESDNPFGPQESVDVGTNAFALAFRKNKDIAKFLDEREKAQSEVKSSTTETEEDVGTSSSVGSSTTVADDESSQGSSINGDVEKETEEASEGDISAVNSIVEEAIQPDITTSDVETDSPVEVTDENVIESGVDQIVAEDETQTDNEAVEPVPVVTESDITSSAPALQETAENNDNVGAVPENNESDLSPEGSLNKDGTEENNQIPSPESPVTEEVQEEQTPVIAQVEEVAVESETNSTLSSSNEQTEITASDEGEGLSKATISPTLVKQLRDETGAGMMDCKNALSESEGDIITAQELLRKKGLASADKKAARATAEGRIGSYVHDSRIGVLLEVNCETDFVSRGEIFKELVEDIAMQVAACPQVEYIATEDVPEEFVNKEKEIEMQKEDLASKPEQIRSRIVEGRIRKRLEDLALLEQPYIKNDKVPIKDWVKQTIATIGENIKVTRFVRFNLGEGLEKKSQDFAAEVAAQTAAKPVTTPVKEEPAAAEVKETEQKKPTVAISASLVKQLREETGAGMMDCKKALAETEGDLEKAQAYLRKKGLSSADKKSGRLAAEGRIGTYIHDSRIGVLIEVNCETDFVGRSEKFKELVDDLAMQVVASTQVQFVSIEDIPEAIVKKEKELEMQREDLASKPENIREKIVEGRISKRLGELALLEQPFIKDDSVLVKDLVKQSIAAIGENIKVRRFVRFTLGETVEKETTVAA